The Synechocystis sp. PCC 7509 genome includes a window with the following:
- the mnmH gene encoding tRNA 2-selenouridine(34) synthase MnmH codes for MPPSPTFTHQPWKDTYSEIIDVRSPAEFAEDCIPGAINLPVLSNLERAEVGTIYKQSPFAARKKGAALVTNNLSQHLIDHFESKDKNYHPLVYCWRGGQRSNSMALVLSQVGWQVTVLEGGYKTYRAHVREQLEQLPSQFTYKILCGLTGTGKTHILQQLSQRSNQQVLDLEALANHRGSLLGEEWTNKPLSQPTQKQFESLLLQQFKNFNSSLPVWVESESNKIGQVHLPPSLWRKMKQASCIEMQLPLNARVQFLLASYPHLVDNPEILKNKLQLLKPRYGKEKINQWEQLIDSSLWSNFVEDLLQFHYDPSYRQSIKRDFAKVGRILSIEEFSDRTIEKLLDLLTQQIT; via the coding sequence ATGCCACCTTCTCCTACTTTTACTCACCAGCCTTGGAAAGATACTTACAGCGAAATTATCGATGTTCGCTCTCCCGCCGAATTTGCCGAAGACTGCATTCCTGGCGCGATAAATCTGCCTGTACTAAGTAACTTAGAACGTGCGGAAGTGGGAACGATTTATAAACAATCTCCCTTTGCGGCACGGAAAAAAGGGGCAGCTCTGGTCACCAATAACCTATCTCAACACTTAATTGACCATTTTGAGTCAAAAGATAAAAACTATCACCCCTTGGTTTACTGTTGGCGCGGTGGACAGCGATCTAATAGCATGGCGCTAGTGCTATCACAAGTTGGTTGGCAAGTTACAGTGCTTGAAGGCGGTTATAAAACCTACCGCGCTCATGTGCGCGAACAGTTGGAACAATTACCCTCACAGTTTACTTACAAAATACTCTGCGGACTTACGGGTACAGGTAAAACCCATATTTTGCAGCAACTAAGTCAACGCTCAAACCAACAAGTTCTTGATTTAGAAGCTTTAGCCAATCATCGCGGTTCGCTTTTGGGGGAAGAATGGACAAATAAACCCCTTTCTCAACCTACACAAAAACAATTTGAATCGCTATTACTGCAACAATTTAAAAATTTTAATTCAAGTCTACCTGTATGGGTAGAATCGGAAAGTAATAAGATTGGACAAGTTCATTTACCGCCGTCTTTGTGGCGCAAAATGAAACAAGCAAGTTGCATCGAGATGCAATTACCATTAAACGCTAGAGTCCAGTTTTTATTAGCATCTTATCCACATTTAGTTGATAATCCTGAGATTTTAAAAAATAAGTTGCAGTTACTTAAACCTCGTTATGGGAAAGAAAAAATAAATCAATGGGAACAATTAATTGATAGTAGCTTATGGAGCAATTTTGTTGAAGATTTGTTGCAATTTCATTACGATCCTAGTTATCGGCAATCAATAAAGCGAGATTTTGCTAAAGTGGGAAGAATTTTGAGTATAGAAGAATTTAGCGATCGCACTATCGAAAAATTACTAGATTTATTAACCCAACAAATTACTTAG
- a CDS encoding prohibitin family protein, with protein sequence MTIDKLKFGSLLTGSFVLLIVAIIFKPFTIVNAGERGVILNFGKVQDKVLDEGIHPIIPIVTQVKRLSVRVQQNSFTADAASKDLQKVSTQLAVNWHIDAAQVNKVFQRIGDQEDIISRIITPAVSEVLKAATANKTAEEIITKRNDLKREIDDNLKNRLANYNILIDDVSLVDFTFSPEFSKAIESKQIAEQEAKQAEFIALKASKEAVAEVNRAKGQAEAQRLQRLTLTKELLQKQAIEKWDGRFPTVIAGNGALPLINLDPATLSASPSK encoded by the coding sequence ATGACGATTGACAAGCTGAAATTTGGTTCTTTACTTACCGGAAGCTTTGTTTTATTAATTGTCGCCATTATTTTTAAGCCCTTTACTATTGTAAATGCTGGCGAAAGAGGCGTAATTTTAAACTTTGGGAAAGTTCAAGATAAGGTTTTAGATGAAGGAATTCATCCAATTATCCCCATTGTCACCCAAGTAAAACGTCTTAGCGTCCGCGTTCAACAAAATAGCTTCACGGCGGATGCAGCTTCTAAAGATTTACAGAAAGTTTCTACACAACTTGCGGTAAATTGGCATATTGACGCAGCACAAGTTAATAAGGTTTTTCAACGTATTGGCGATCAAGAAGACATAATTAGTAGAATTATCACCCCCGCAGTTTCAGAGGTATTAAAAGCCGCCACCGCTAATAAAACCGCCGAAGAAATTATTACTAAGCGCAACGATTTAAAACGAGAAATAGATGATAATCTTAAAAATCGTTTAGCTAATTACAACATACTAATCGATGATGTTTCTTTAGTAGATTTTACTTTTTCGCCAGAATTTAGCAAAGCTATTGAATCTAAACAAATAGCCGAACAAGAAGCTAAACAAGCAGAATTTATTGCTCTCAAAGCTTCTAAAGAAGCAGTTGCGGAAGTAAACCGCGCCAAAGGACAAGCAGAAGCGCAAAGACTACAACGGCTAACTTTAACTAAGGAATTGTTGCAAAAACAAGCTATTGAAAAATGGGATGGTCGCTTTCCTACAGTGATTGCTGGTAATGGTGCATTACCCTTAATTAATCTCGATCCTGCTACTTTGTCTGCGTCGCCATCTAAGTAA
- a CDS encoding HAD family hydrolase, with protein MKADISSILALDFDGVLCDGLREYFETAWRTYCQIWCPNNPTPSEEVAASFYRLRPVIETGWEMPILVKALIDGVSELEILSNWGEIAQAILLEDKLVSANIAFKLDQIRDEWISTDLSSWLSLHQFYPGVVEKMQSLQGSKLPPMIITTKEGRFVSQLLQQQGVEMPAKLIIGKESQRPKHQILKELIAATQAKIWFVEDRLKTLQLVQQQPNLASVKLYLADWGYNTASEREHARHTPGIELISLTAFTQNNFPTC; from the coding sequence ATGAAGGCAGATATTTCTAGCATCTTAGCCCTTGACTTTGACGGTGTACTTTGCGATGGGCTAAGAGAATATTTTGAAACTGCTTGGCGTACTTATTGCCAAATATGGTGTCCTAATAATCCTACGCCAAGCGAAGAAGTAGCTGCTAGTTTCTATCGGTTGCGTCCTGTAATTGAAACAGGTTGGGAAATGCCAATATTGGTTAAGGCTTTAATAGATGGAGTTTCCGAACTGGAAATATTGTCTAATTGGGGAGAAATTGCTCAAGCTATCTTGTTGGAAGATAAATTAGTTTCAGCAAATATTGCCTTTAAGCTAGACCAAATACGAGATGAATGGATTAGTACCGATTTATCAAGCTGGCTGAGTCTGCATCAATTTTACCCCGGCGTAGTTGAGAAAATGCAAAGTCTTCAAGGTAGTAAATTGCCGCCAATGATTATTACTACCAAAGAAGGGCGCTTTGTTAGCCAACTCTTGCAGCAGCAGGGTGTAGAAATGCCTGCTAAGTTGATTATTGGCAAAGAATCCCAGCGTCCAAAACATCAAATTTTGAAAGAATTAATAGCAGCAACCCAAGCTAAAATATGGTTTGTAGAAGATCGGCTCAAAACCTTGCAATTAGTCCAACAACAGCCCAATCTTGCGTCCGTCAAGCTTTATTTAGCTGACTGGGGATACAATACAGCATCCGAACGAGAACACGCTCGTCACACCCCCGGTATTGAACTAATATCGCTAACGGCATTTACTCAAAACAACTTTCCTACCTGCTAA
- a CDS encoding DNA double-strand break repair nuclease NurA, with amino-acid sequence MLDLTKLANSMQGISQHLTTEAAASRQRMNLAQQLLLAAYAEQAALVEKQKQWRDRILFNAATPVEPLNTCIDLPVAPQVHTVIATDGSQIAPSHHEIAYCYLLNIGRVMLHYGQNRHPLLDSLPEVFYRAEDLYVSRQWGIRTEEWMGYKRTASETVILAELAGSAPMSVPTLAMVDGSLIYWFLEQLPHEARDRILPPIIEAWDKLQEFGIPIMGYLSASRSGEALNFLRLQACIHEHPDCITYCPNQLEKLPCQVLEPLKDAALWTIALKPGQRSAFWRSSARITQSYNTHVIYFCYVHVGTEIARIELPAWVAEDSVLLNQSLGLMLAQVQKGYGYPVALAEAHNQAVVRGGDRASFFALLEQQMIKAGLQNVGISYKEARKRGSIA; translated from the coding sequence ATGCTTGATCTGACAAAACTAGCAAATTCTATGCAAGGCATTAGCCAGCACCTGACAACAGAAGCTGCGGCTAGTCGTCAAAGGATGAATTTGGCACAGCAATTACTTTTAGCGGCTTACGCCGAGCAAGCGGCTTTGGTAGAGAAACAAAAACAGTGGCGCGATCGCATATTATTTAATGCAGCTACTCCCGTAGAACCTCTAAACACCTGCATCGATTTACCCGTAGCGCCGCAAGTACATACAGTAATTGCTACCGATGGTTCGCAAATTGCCCCCAGTCATCACGAAATTGCCTATTGTTATTTGCTAAATATTGGTAGGGTAATGCTGCACTATGGACAAAATCGCCATCCATTATTAGATAGTTTGCCTGAAGTATTTTACCGCGCCGAAGACTTGTATGTGTCTAGGCAATGGGGAATTAGGACAGAGGAATGGATGGGTTATAAGCGTACAGCTTCAGAAACCGTAATTTTGGCAGAATTAGCCGGAAGTGCGCCGATGTCTGTACCAACTTTGGCAATGGTGGATGGATCGCTGATTTACTGGTTTTTAGAACAGTTACCCCACGAAGCGCGCGATCGCATTTTGCCACCAATTATTGAAGCTTGGGACAAGTTACAAGAATTTGGCATTCCGATTATGGGTTATCTTAGCGCCTCCAGAAGCGGCGAAGCTCTCAATTTTTTGCGCTTGCAAGCCTGCATTCATGAACACCCCGATTGTATTACCTATTGTCCGAATCAATTAGAAAAACTGCCATGTCAGGTACTAGAGCCGCTCAAAGACGCGGCTTTGTGGACAATTGCTTTAAAACCTGGGCAACGTAGCGCTTTTTGGCGAAGTTCGGCGCGAATTACCCAGTCTTACAATACTCACGTTATCTATTTTTGCTACGTCCATGTAGGTACAGAAATCGCCCGTATTGAATTACCTGCTTGGGTAGCAGAAGACTCGGTACTATTAAACCAATCTTTGGGTTTGATGTTGGCACAGGTACAAAAAGGCTACGGCTACCCCGTAGCACTAGCTGAGGCGCACAATCAGGCAGTGGTACGAGGGGGCGATCGCGCAAGTTTTTTTGCACTTCTAGAGCAGCAAATGATTAAAGCTGGGTTGCAAAATGTGGGCATTTCTTACAAAGAAGCCCGAAAACGCGGCAGTATTGCCTAA
- the murQ gene encoding N-acetylmuramic acid 6-phosphate etherase, translated as MTNLDRGHLLTEQVNTNSQNLDKLSCLELVELFNREDENAIAAVAKAKVPLATAIERTAEALRHGGRLFYIGAGTSGRLGVLDAAECPPTFCSPPELVQGIIAGGAGALLRSSEDLEDRAEDGASAIAGSQITKLDVVAGITAGGTTPFVHGALQAARERGATTIFIACVPVEQVSTDADIDIRLLTGAEILAGSTRLKAGTATKLALNILSTGVMVQLGKVYGNRMIDVAVTNKKLRDRAIRMLQDLTDLNREAAGLLLEQSGKSVKLALAMHWTGLDKAESDRLLSQHQGNLRAAVDSHNGS; from the coding sequence ATGACTAATTTGGATCGGGGACACTTACTAACAGAACAAGTTAATACCAATAGTCAAAATTTAGACAAACTCAGTTGTCTGGAATTGGTAGAGTTATTTAACCGTGAAGATGAAAATGCGATCGCCGCCGTCGCCAAGGCAAAAGTCCCCTTAGCCACCGCTATTGAACGCACGGCAGAGGCTTTAAGGCACGGGGGGAGGTTATTTTATATCGGTGCGGGTACAAGTGGCAGATTGGGGGTATTAGATGCCGCCGAGTGTCCGCCAACTTTTTGCAGTCCGCCGGAATTGGTGCAAGGAATTATCGCCGGGGGTGCGGGGGCTTTGCTAAGGAGTTCGGAGGATTTGGAAGATCGCGCCGAAGATGGCGCAAGTGCGATCGCGGGTAGTCAAATTACCAAGCTTGATGTTGTAGCCGGCATTACCGCCGGAGGCACTACACCCTTTGTTCATGGCGCTTTACAAGCCGCGAGGGAAAGAGGCGCAACAACTATTTTTATAGCTTGTGTCCCTGTTGAACAGGTAAGTACGGATGCAGATATTGACATTCGGCTCTTGACTGGCGCGGAAATCCTCGCAGGTTCTACACGGCTTAAAGCTGGTACAGCTACTAAACTTGCTTTAAATATCTTATCTACTGGGGTAATGGTACAGCTTGGCAAAGTTTATGGCAACCGCATGATTGATGTAGCGGTAACTAACAAAAAGTTACGCGATCGCGCCATCCGTATGTTACAAGATTTAACAGACTTAAATCGAGAGGCGGCGGGGTTATTGTTAGAACAAAGTGGTAAATCGGTCAAACTTGCTCTAGCTATGCACTGGACGGGCTTAGATAAGGCGGAAAGCGATCGCTTATTATCTCAGCATCAGGGTAATTTAAGAGCCGCCGTTGATAGTCATAATGGCTCGTGA
- a CDS encoding DUF3110 domain-containing protein: MVAPMRVFVLLFNARTENEGIHTIQVGDRNKLLMFESEDDATRFALMLEAQDFPPATVERMDSEEVEEFCSGAGYDWELVPDGALAVPPESNVEDTDWKEEGKNPPPESDSEIPDTELERIRRQFEGLL; this comes from the coding sequence ATGGTCGCACCTATGCGTGTATTCGTTTTATTATTTAATGCTCGTACCGAAAACGAGGGTATCCACACAATTCAAGTAGGCGATCGCAATAAACTTTTGATGTTTGAGTCAGAAGATGATGCTACTCGTTTTGCCCTAATGCTAGAAGCTCAAGACTTCCCCCCAGCTACCGTAGAAAGGATGGATAGTGAGGAAGTGGAGGAATTTTGCTCTGGTGCGGGTTATGATTGGGAACTTGTCCCCGATGGCGCTTTAGCCGTACCACCAGAAAGTAATGTTGAAGATACTGACTGGAAAGAAGAAGGCAAAAATCCCCCACCAGAGAGCGATAGTGAAATACCAGATACGGAATTAGAGCGAATTCGTCGCCAGTTTGAGGGATTGCTATAA
- a CDS encoding translocation/assembly module TamB domain-containing protein: MTKLSKPDSQTTSKSRQRFWFILLGRTGIYLGIPLLIGTVGGAWWLWVFVQERLAPIVQTNLIQTLNRDVQLGQVERVSLTSLRFGKSAIPATKSDRDRAAVDAVEVKFDLWQLAFTRTLKLDITLINPDVYIDQDSTGHWIATTVASQESEGAFKTQLDNIRVQNANVVLAPNIQTKGKNQVQINISNGSAQLLENNQLVKYNLNGQFATKGSISIQGETRPKTEATNIQLRAQDVLASEVTRLIKLPLELQAGRVSGNLKVQSQPQQPTLLFGTVNLNSVTAQVRQLPQAFNKANGTLRFKDTLIGLDKITTSYGLIAATANGSLDTQRGYNISAVAPSVTIALAQKTLKLELPVPVSGTVRANVQLVGALETPILSGTVVNTKTTRIDKVNFSKIRSEFAFAPAKSVIALRNIQAIPAAGGQITGNGIIKLGKTPQLGFDTVARNIPGDAIARLYNVSPQFKLGRVSAKTLVGGKVGNLQTIVNWQAPQASYPGSGQIVINNADTFTFRNTRLSVAGGAVQAAGSLEDGVLKASVIADKVRLGQITSVPPALQAPLSGRFNVSGAINSLTAETLTAEGVGQLAIGGGTVTATNIQLNKGNWQAVVRPQNVQLGSLVEVPPQLRNGRLTGAFNAAGTTASFQPKAIALAGIGRLNIGGGTVVATNIRLNQGNWQAVVRPQNVRLGSLVEVPPQFRNGRLTAIFKAAGTTASFQPKAIAATGIGRLKIAEGTVTATNIQLNKGNWQALVQAQAVQLQQIVPTEVPPQFRGRVSGVFQAAGTTESFELNAISATGRGQLNAASGTIVATNIALNKGNFQALASPSQLQLSQFSPDLRGRLNGQLQVTGNVAAFSLAGVKAQGQVRLSQGVSLVTQPLTAAIEWDGRKITVLRATSADTLASGVVFVNPQIPAIESLNLQVQAKNYALQDLPFELPNNVNLAGRGDFAGRISGTLPTPNVVGAVRLRNLVVNNLAFEPVLTGNLQVATSSGVNLEVKGNSDRIALNLDTNYFPNSFTLQRDRAVATGRTSGENLLVNIENFPLAILKLRLPNTVLGSEPVAGLLTGDFTINKQTFAVAGNVAISQPVLGRLKGEEFTGGFAYNNGAVSLTDARFKIGESLYAATGSYAPNASGAPEVKGQLKVTKGKVTDAIAAFQLISLQNSQGEVSPTPGGANSLNTEPVGLPGATLLAQLRRYSEINMLLQLQQQQRRTNSPAIPKLEDLEGIFNADIAINGSVPNGLSVKFDIDGTDWKLGNYYTANQVIAQGSFMGGVLTFAPLRLQSDQSLVAFSGQIGGTRQAGQLQVNNFPLEALNSFVKLPIDVTGNLNAQATLTGQLTNPQVAGNLSLINGTLNRKVINSAAANFGYNNARLSFDSTIEVDSPEPVTISGNVPVPLPFVTVKSKSDRITLDINVQDSGLALLNLFTDQIAWQSGQGKVQLQVRGTLNQPVATGVATVSNATFTAQALPEPLTNVNGSIDFDFDRLQVENLQGNFSQGQVVAAGVLPIFRSLVANDPDLSNPLTFNLDKLALNLKGLYRGGASGNVVVKGAVLSPVIGGEVLLADGQVLLGETQGTTPSSSQQVANSLRPATANQASASPEFNNLQLTLGDNIAITRQPILQFQAGGTLTLNGSLDDIRPQGNIRLRSGGINLFTTQFVLARGYENQATFIPDRGLDPTLDVRLVARVPEVTQSRVPSSPISSEISETLATDFGSLRTVRVQARVQGPASQIFDNLELTSDPNRSQNEIIALIGGGFVDTLGRGDSTLGLANLAGSAILGNFQGTFSRIGNAIGLDELRLFPTVTTSEESRNSTLGLAAEGNVDLSNNLSVSVLRILTTNEPTQFGLSYRLSDRVRIRASTNLNAESLAIFEYQNNF; this comes from the coding sequence ATGACAAAATTGTCGAAACCTGATAGCCAAACTACATCTAAATCCCGTCAGCGTTTCTGGTTTATTTTACTGGGACGCACAGGTATATATTTAGGCATTCCGCTCTTAATTGGAACTGTGGGGGGTGCTTGGTGGTTGTGGGTTTTTGTACAAGAGCGATTAGCGCCCATAGTGCAAACAAATTTAATTCAAACTTTAAATCGAGATGTTCAGCTAGGACAAGTTGAAAGAGTGTCCCTGACTAGCTTGCGCTTTGGCAAGTCTGCCATCCCTGCAACAAAAAGCGATCGCGATCGCGCTGCGGTGGATGCGGTGGAAGTTAAGTTTGATTTATGGCAACTAGCTTTTACTCGCACTTTGAAACTCGATATTACTTTAATTAATCCTGATGTCTATATCGATCAAGATTCAACCGGACATTGGATTGCTACTACTGTCGCATCTCAAGAGAGTGAAGGAGCTTTTAAAACTCAATTAGATAATATCCGGGTGCAAAACGCTAATGTTGTATTAGCACCAAACATCCAAACTAAGGGCAAAAATCAAGTACAAATCAATATAAGTAATGGCTCTGCTCAACTATTAGAAAATAATCAGTTAGTCAAATACAATTTAAACGGTCAATTTGCAACCAAGGGTAGCATCTCAATTCAAGGAGAAACTCGCCCCAAAACTGAAGCTACAAACATCCAATTGCGCGCCCAAGATGTTTTAGCATCGGAAGTAACTCGATTAATCAAGTTACCTCTAGAACTTCAAGCTGGTAGAGTTAGCGGCAACTTAAAAGTTCAAAGCCAGCCACAGCAACCAACGTTATTATTTGGCACAGTTAATTTAAACTCTGTTACTGCCCAAGTTAGGCAACTACCCCAAGCTTTTAACAAAGCTAACGGCACTTTGCGCTTTAAAGATACGCTGATTGGGCTAGATAAAATTACCACTAGCTACGGTTTAATTGCCGCCACAGCAAACGGAAGTTTAGATACTCAAAGAGGTTATAACATCAGTGCTGTAGCGCCATCGGTAACGATCGCACTTGCCCAAAAAACTTTAAAGCTGGAATTGCCCGTACCTGTAAGCGGTACAGTCCGCGCCAACGTGCAATTGGTGGGCGCTTTGGAAACCCCAATTTTATCGGGTACAGTAGTTAACACCAAAACCACCCGCATTGACAAAGTAAATTTTAGTAAAATTCGTAGTGAATTCGCTTTTGCACCAGCAAAATCAGTAATTGCTTTGAGAAATATCCAAGCAATTCCCGCCGCCGGAGGACAAATTACCGGAAACGGGATTATTAAACTGGGAAAAACGCCGCAACTAGGATTTGATACCGTCGCCCGCAATATTCCCGGCGATGCGATCGCCCGTCTCTATAATGTCTCGCCACAATTTAAGCTGGGTAGAGTTTCGGCTAAAACTTTAGTTGGTGGGAAAGTCGGTAACTTACAAACTATTGTCAATTGGCAAGCGCCCCAAGCTAGTTACCCCGGTAGCGGACAAATTGTGATTAATAACGCCGATACCTTCACTTTCCGCAATACTAGATTGTCAGTAGCTGGTGGTGCAGTTCAAGCGGCGGGCAGTTTAGAAGACGGAGTTTTAAAAGCCTCAGTTATTGCAGATAAAGTTAGATTAGGACAAATAACTAGCGTTCCACCAGCCTTGCAAGCGCCTTTAAGCGGTCGATTTAACGTTTCTGGTGCGATTAATTCTCTTACAGCCGAAACGCTTACAGCCGAGGGCGTGGGACAATTAGCAATTGGTGGGGGGACAGTTACCGCCACCAATATTCAGTTAAATAAAGGCAATTGGCAAGCAGTAGTTAGACCCCAAAACGTGCAGTTGGGTAGTTTAGTTGAAGTACCGCCACAGTTGCGCAATGGCAGATTAACGGGCGCTTTTAATGCTGCGGGGACTACCGCATCTTTTCAACCAAAGGCGATCGCACTGGCGGGGATTGGACGCTTAAATATTGGTGGTGGTACAGTTGTAGCCACAAATATCAGACTCAATCAAGGCAATTGGCAAGCAGTAGTTAGACCTCAAAACGTGCGGTTGGGTAGCCTAGTAGAAGTACCGCCACAGTTTCGTAATGGTAGATTAACAGCAATATTTAAGGCTGCGGGGACAACAGCATCTTTTCAACCAAAGGCGATCGCAGCCACCGGAATAGGACGCTTAAAGATAGCTGAGGGAACGGTTACAGCTACCAATATCCAGCTAAATAAAGGCAACTGGCAAGCACTTGTTCAAGCTCAAGCAGTGCAATTACAACAGATAGTCCCGACTGAAGTACCGCCGCAGTTTAGAGGTAGAGTAAGCGGGGTATTTCAGGCGGCGGGAACTACTGAATCTTTTGAACTAAATGCGATTTCTGCCACTGGGAGAGGGCAATTAAATGCCGCTAGTGGTACGATTGTGGCGACAAACATTGCTTTAAATAAAGGCAACTTTCAAGCGCTTGCTAGTCCTAGTCAACTGCAACTAAGTCAATTTTCCCCCGATTTACGCGGGAGATTAAACGGTCAATTGCAAGTAACGGGAAATGTCGCAGCTTTTAGTTTGGCAGGAGTCAAAGCCCAAGGACAAGTAAGGTTGTCTCAAGGCGTGTCTTTAGTCACGCAACCGCTAACGGCGGCTATTGAGTGGGATGGGAGAAAAATTACTGTTTTACGAGCCACCTCTGCGGATACTCTGGCTAGTGGAGTTGTGTTTGTCAATCCGCAAATTCCCGCCATTGAATCGCTAAACTTGCAAGTCCAAGCAAAAAACTACGCTCTGCAAGACTTACCGTTTGAATTGCCTAACAATGTAAATTTAGCTGGAAGGGGAGATTTTGCCGGGAGAATTAGCGGCACTTTACCCACTCCAAATGTAGTCGGTGCGGTACGTCTGCGCAATTTGGTAGTAAATAACTTGGCTTTTGAACCAGTTTTGACCGGAAACTTGCAAGTTGCGACAAGTAGCGGCGTAAATTTAGAAGTTAAAGGCAATAGCGATCGCATTGCTCTAAATTTAGATACTAACTATTTCCCCAATTCTTTTACCCTACAACGCGATCGCGCTGTAGCCACTGGTCGCACTAGCGGCGAAAATCTCTTAGTAAATATCGAAAACTTCCCCTTAGCAATATTAAAATTGCGCTTGCCAAATACGGTTTTAGGCTCTGAACCTGTAGCAGGGTTGCTAACTGGAGATTTTACTATAAATAAACAAACCTTTGCCGTTGCTGGAAATGTAGCTATTTCTCAACCTGTTTTAGGACGACTTAAAGGTGAAGAATTTACCGGAGGATTTGCTTATAACAACGGCGCTGTAAGTTTAACGGATGCGCGATTTAAAATTGGGGAAAGCCTGTATGCAGCCACCGGAAGCTACGCTCCCAATGCTTCGGGCGCTCCTGAAGTTAAAGGTCAACTCAAAGTTACGAAAGGAAAAGTAACAGATGCGATCGCCGCTTTCCAATTAATTAGTTTACAAAATTCTCAAGGGGAAGTATCGCCAACTCCAGGAGGCGCAAATAGTCTCAATACTGAACCTGTAGGTTTGCCGGGAGCAACTTTGCTTGCTCAATTGCGCCGCTACTCCGAGATTAATATGCTACTTCAGCTACAGCAGCAACAGCGTCGTACTAATTCCCCAGCCATCCCCAAACTTGAAGACTTAGAGGGCATTTTTAACGCAGACATTGCTATTAATGGCTCTGTACCCAACGGTCTATCAGTAAAGTTTGACATCGACGGCACAGACTGGAAATTAGGTAACTACTACACTGCCAATCAAGTAATTGCTCAAGGTAGCTTTATGGGTGGAGTTTTAACTTTTGCACCTTTGCGCCTGCAATCAGACCAATCTTTAGTCGCCTTTAGCGGTCAAATTGGCGGCACAAGGCAAGCGGGACAATTGCAAGTTAATAATTTTCCCCTAGAGGCGCTCAATAGTTTTGTGAAATTGCCTATAGATGTAACCGGCAACTTAAATGCTCAAGCAACTTTAACAGGTCAACTTACCAACCCCCAAGTAGCAGGCAACCTGAGTTTAATAAATGGTACTCTCAACCGAAAAGTAATTAATAGCGCTGCTGCTAATTTTGGTTACAACAATGCTCGATTGAGCTTCGATAGCACGATCGAAGTAGATAGTCCTGAACCCGTAACAATTAGCGGTAACGTCCCTGTACCATTACCTTTTGTAACCGTCAAAAGTAAAAGCGATCGCATTACCCTCGATATCAACGTTCAAGACTCTGGTTTAGCCTTGCTCAATCTATTTACTGACCAAATAGCTTGGCAAAGTGGACAAGGCAAAGTTCAACTCCAAGTCCGAGGGACTCTCAACCAACCTGTTGCTACAGGTGTTGCTACGGTAAGTAATGCTACTTTTACCGCTCAAGCTTTGCCCGAACCTTTAACCAATGTCAATGGTAGTATAGACTTTGATTTTGACCGTCTTCAAGTTGAAAACCTCCAAGGCAATTTTTCTCAAGGTCAAGTAGTCGCTGCGGGTGTTCTGCCTATTTTTAGAAGTTTGGTTGCCAATGACCCCGATTTGAGCAATCCTTTGACTTTTAACTTAGATAAGTTGGCTCTCAATCTCAAAGGACTTTACCGAGGTGGTGCTAGTGGCAATGTAGTTGTCAAAGGAGCCGTCCTTAGTCCAGTAATTGGCGGTGAAGTGCTGTTAGCTGATGGTCAGGTATTGTTAGGCGAAACCCAAGGAACTACACCTTCCTCTAGTCAACAAGTTGCCAATTCTTTACGCCCAGCTACTGCAAATCAAGCTTCGGCTTCGCCAGAGTTTAATAATTTGCAGCTAACTCTCGGCGATAATATTGCCATTACCCGTCAACCCATCTTACAATTTCAGGCAGGCGGTACTCTTACTCTCAATGGCTCGTTAGACGATATTCGCCCCCAAGGTAACATTCGCTTACGTAGTGGCGGCATAAATTTGTTTACTACCCAATTTGTCCTCGCGCGCGGCTACGAAAATCAAGCAACTTTTATCCCCGATCGCGGACTAGACCCTACTCTTGATGTCCGCTTGGTGGCTAGAGTTCCCGAAGTTACTCAATCAAGAGTTCCTTCTTCGCCGATTTCGTCGGAAATTAGCGAAACTTTAGCTACCGATTTTGGATCTCTGCGTACCGTGCGCGTTCAAGCTAGAGTTCAAGGTCCCGCTAGTCAAATCTTTGACAACTTAGAATTAACTAGCGACCCCAACCGCAGTCAAAACGAAATTATCGCCCTAATTGGTGGTGGATTTGTAGATACTCTAGGACGTGGTGACAGTACCTTAGGGTTAGCCAATTTAGCAGGCTCGGCAATCTTAGGCAATTTTCAAGGTACGTTTAGCCGAATTGGTAATGCTATTGGCTTAGATGAATTGCGTTTATTTCCCACCGTTACGACTTCGGAGGAATCGCGCAACTCTACATTGGGATTAGCGGCGGAAGGTAATGTGGATCTTTCTAACAATCTTTCGGTGTCGGTGTTAAGAATCCTTACCACTAACGAACCTACTCAATTTGGTTTAAGTTATCGGTTAAGCGATCGCGTCCGCATTCGTGCTTCCACAAACCTAAATGCTGAAAGTTTGGCAATATTTGAATACCAAAACAATTTTTGA